From Nitrososphaerota archaeon:
GCAGAAAAGGTCCTCAGGAGGATTCCGGGGACGAAGGTCAAGGAGATCGAGGCGATATTAGGAGGGGAGGATTTTTCGCGGTTCCTGCAAAAGGCGCCGGGAACATTCTACTTTCTGGGGACGAACAATCCGTCTAAGGGATGCGTGTATCCAAACCACAGCTCGAGGTTCAAGGTGGACGAAGACGTCCTGAAGTACGGGGCGGCTTCGCTCGCCATGCTGGCGTTCGAATTCGGGAACCCAAAGGGACCGCAGTAGGTGGACAGAATCTACTCCACCAAGCTCGCCGACCGAGTCTACATGCTGGACACCTACGCGCTCGGCCAGCCGAAGACTGTCGCCGCCTACGTCATCAAGGGCCCGAAGGTCGCCCTGGTCGACTGCGGCTACGCTTCGTCCTATGAGAGTGTGCTCGAGGGACTGGCAGAGATCGGGGTCGCGCCGTCGGATGTGCGGTACCTAATCCCTACGCACGTGCATCTGGACCATTCTGGCGCAGCGGGGCGCCTGCTCAGGGACATGCCGAACGCAGAGGTCATAGCTCATCAAAAGGCCGTCCCCCACCTTGTCGACCCAACGAAACTGATGGAGAGTGCAACGAAGGTCTTTGGCGAGGTGATCATGCAGCTCTACGGTGCGCCCGAGCCAATCCAGATGGGGAGGATCACGGCGGTCGACACGGAGGCCCACCTGGACCTGGGAGATGGGATGACTGCGACCCTGGTCCACAGCCCCGGCCATGCTCCCCATCAGATTTCGGTGATGCTGGATGAGAGCAAGGACCTACTGACGGCGGACGCGGTCGGCATAGTCTATCCTGAGCTGAGCACCGTGATTCCGACGACCCCTCCCCCGAGCTTCGACCCAGACCGGCTCGTATCGAGTGTGAGGTCCCTAGAGCTGATGGGCCCGGTCAGGCTTCTGACCCCTCACTTCGGACCCAGGTCGGACGTGGCCTATGTTTTCGAGAACACCAAGGAGAAGGTGATGCGGTGGGTGAGGGATGTGGGGGACATGAGAGGAAGGGGCGCGAGCGTCGACGACGCGGCGGTAGCCATGGAACTGAGGGTCTCGGCGGAGACCGGCGTAAAGGACCTGCCGATCTACGTGAAGGTCTCAATCAGGACCTCCGTGATGGGGATCATGCAGTATCTTAACAGGAAAACTTGAATATTCAGAAAGGGCGTTCGTTTTCATGCCCGTCGTCTACGCTTGCATAGCGCCGCACGGGGGGGAGACTATCCCTTCCCTGGCCGGGGAGTCCCTCAGGTTATTCGCGCCAACGAGGGAGGGGATGAGGACCCTTGCGCGGGGGATGACCGCGTCGGCTCCAGACACCCTAGTCATAGCAACCCCGCACAACCTGCGGCTCCAGAAGCACATCGGGGTGGTGATCTCCGAGAACACCTCAGGGAGGCTGGCGGAGGGCAAGGCAGAAGTCAAGCTCAGGGCGAAGTGCGACCTCGAGCTTGGAAGGGCGTTGATTGACCAGGCCGAGGCCATGGGGCTCCCCGTGGCAGGCGCAAACTACGGCGGTCTCGAAGGCCCGTCATCAGACCTTGCCATGGACTGGGGAACATTGGTCCCTCTCTGGTTCTTCTTGAAGGGACGGAGACGCAAGAGTAGGGTCCTGATCGTCACCCCTTCGAGAGGGATACCCTTGAAGCAGAACTTCGACTTCGGGAGAGCGGTGGCCGAGGTCGCGGCTGAGACTACGAAGCGCATAGCCTTCGTGGCGAGTTCGGACCAGGCCCACGCTCATAGAGAGGACGGGCCCTACGGGTTCAGTCCGCGGGCCGAGGAATACGACCGGAAGGTGGTCGAGGCGGTCCGCCGGAATAGGCTGGATTCGATTCTGGACTTCGACCCGAGCCTCATCGAGGCAGCGAAACCTGACAGCTTTTGGCAAATGGCCATGCTTGCTGGGGTCCTGTCGATGGTCCCGATGGATGGCAGGGTCGTGTCCTACCAGGTCCCGACCTACTATGGGATGCTCTGTGCGAGGTTTTCGAGGCGCCCAAGTCCTGGGGACAGGGCGCCTAGCGCTTGAGGTGGTCGTAGACTTCGGCCAAGGACCCGATTCTTGGGCAGTCCACCCCAGTCTGGGTACCTTCCCTGTCGATTAGGATTCCGTCGATTCCTGCGTTCCGCGCACCAACCACGTCGGATTCGTAGAGGTCGCCGACGTGAATGGTCTCTTCGGGCTGTACGCCCGACTGGCGCAGTGCTATCCGGAAAATCTCGGGGTGCGGCTTCGAATAGCCGACGACCCCGGATATGATAACGGTCCTGAGGTAGCGTGGAAGCCCTAGCGCGTCGACGGCCCTGCCCGTGTCGGGGGGAGCGTTGGAGACGAGCGCCATGATGTAGCCGTCCTTGGAGAGCCTCTCCAACAGAGGCAGCGCGTCGGAGTACAGCTCCAGGGGGATCGTCTTCTCGAGCTCCGGCCACCTTTCGCCCGCTAGCCTCGCTATCCGCTCCGACTTTTCCGGAGCCCCCTTGGGGAAGAGGTCCAGGAAGACCTTCGCGTCCAGGTCCCTGTAGGCCCTGTCGGTCTGCTCAGGGTTCATCTTCCTGTTGCCATAGGTCGAAAGCCACCATGACTCGACCTTGAGGTAGGCGGTATGGATTTGCTCGAGGCCAACCTCCATGCCTGCCTCGGCGAGGACGCTCCTGAACACCCTGTCTCTCCGCATGACGAGAAGGGTGCCTCCAAGGTCGAAGAAGACTGCCTTTGTCCTCATGGGTCTGGTTTTCGATTCCTGGGGCTAAATGGGTTTCCTGGCCCTAGAGGAAGAGGAGGCCGAGGGTGATCACAGAGAAGACGATGGAAGTGATGCCGACGTACTTCCAGTCACGCTCGATGAGGTAGTACACCAGTGCCGCAATTATCCGGGCATATGGCGTCAGCATTAGGACGGCCACGCCGAGGGATGCGATTCCGGCGGGGTTTGCGCCGGAGAAGACCGAGGTGAGGCTATTCAATGCGAAGCCGAAGAAGTTTCCACCCTTCGCGAGCCATGCTGCCGATGGGACGGTCAGAGACGAGTCGCCTGTCTGCTGGTAGCTGAGCAGGATTCCCGCGGTTTCGAGGACGAGGCTGAGGCCGACTCCTGCTCGCAGAATCCAGCTTATTCCGACCTGGAGGGTCGTTCCTCGCGAACTCAATTCAGGCCGACACCCCCTTGAAGAGCATTTCGACGATCAGGATGACCAGCACCACCATGAACAGCAGACGGACCGATCTGTTGGTCATCCTCGGGAGGACTCGCGCCCCGCCGAACGAACCAATCGTCGTCCCGATTGCCAGGACGGCCGCGAGGTTCACGTAGACCAGGCCTGACCAGATGTACACCGAAGCACCTGCAAGGGCGGTCATGCCGATTATGAAATTGCTGGTCGCCGAGGCCACCTTGGTGGGCATTCCCATCACGATCTCCTGGACCGAAGTCTTGAAGGCCCCGGCACCGATTCCGAGCATCCCAGCTGCTATCCCTGCGACGACCATACCGGGGGCCGCCAAGAGAGGTCGAGTCAGCGAATAGGTAACCTGGGTTCCGCTCTGCTTGTCGAAGTAGGTCCCTTCGAGCTTCAGGGACCTCGCAAGACTGTCGGGCTGGACGGCGACGGCCCGTCCTCCTTTCCTGCTGAAAATCCCGTAGAAGGACGTGAGGAGGAAAGCGGCGAAGAAGAAGTAGAGGTAGCGCGTCTGGCCGTTGACTAGGTAGCTGGTTACCACTGCGCCGATGATGGCGCCCACCGCAGTGAAGATCTCGAGGTAGAAGGCGGCCCTGATGTTGGAGAGGCCATCCCTGACGTAGGACGACGCCGAGCCGCTCGAGGTCGCGACTATGGCGACCATGCTTGCGCCGATGGCATATTGAATCGGGACCCCGAAGAAGACCAGGACCGGCGTAAGGATCAGAGAGCCGCCGATCCCGACTATGGAGCCCACGAGGCCTGCGAAGACTGCGAAGACGAGGGCCTCGAGTATTCCTATCAATGGCTACTCCCGCTTTGAAGTTCGATGTAGGCTATTTCAAAGTGCCCGCTTCAAGCTTCTTCGAGGGCGGAGACGATCTTCCGATGGGAAGCGTCGATGCCTTCGACTCCGGTGTTGAGGATGATGCAGGGTACCTTCCAGTTCTCGAACATCTCCCTGAAGAAGGCGGCCTGCCTCTCGTTGTCGAGCTCCAGCAGGTAGGGGTTGTACCAGGGTTCGTTCGAAATCGTCCCCCACTTCTCCTTGGGGCCGGCGCCAGGGAGAATCATATACTCCCCTTTCTGCAGGGTGGCGATTGCCTGATCGGGGGTCAGTGCCTCCTCTGCCGGGCTGTGGTCGTCCCTCCTCAGCAGGACCACGAGGTTGACAGGGACTTCGTCCACC
This genomic window contains:
- a CDS encoding sulfite exporter TauE/SafE family protein, with product MIGILEALVFAVFAGLVGSIVGIGGSLILTPVLVFFGVPIQYAIGASMVAIVATSSGSASSYVRDGLSNIRAAFYLEIFTAVGAIIGAVVTSYLVNGQTRYLYFFFAAFLLTSFYGIFSRKGGRAVAVQPDSLARSLKLEGTYFDKQSGTQVTYSLTRPLLAAPGMVVAGIAAGMLGIGAGAFKTSVQEIVMGMPTKVASATSNFIIGMTALAGASVYIWSGLVYVNLAAVLAIGTTIGSFGGARVLPRMTNRSVRLLFMVVLVILIVEMLFKGVSA
- a CDS encoding DUF1634 domain-containing protein, whose amino-acid sequence is MSSRGTTLQVGISWILRAGVGLSLVLETAGILLSYQQTGDSSLTVPSAAWLAKGGNFFGFALNSLTSVFSGANPAGIASLGVAVLMLTPYARIIAALVYYLIERDWKYVGITSIVFSVITLGLLFL
- a CDS encoding HAD family hydrolase, yielding MRTKAVFFDLGGTLLVMRRDRVFRSVLAEAGMEVGLEQIHTAYLKVESWWLSTYGNRKMNPEQTDRAYRDLDAKVFLDLFPKGAPEKSERIARLAGERWPELEKTIPLELYSDALPLLERLSKDGYIMALVSNAPPDTGRAVDALGLPRYLRTVIISGVVGYSKPHPEIFRIALRQSGVQPEETIHVGDLYESDVVGARNAGIDGILIDREGTQTGVDCPRIGSLAEVYDHLKR
- a CDS encoding MBL fold metallo-hydrolase; this translates as MDRIYSTKLADRVYMLDTYALGQPKTVAAYVIKGPKVALVDCGYASSYESVLEGLAEIGVAPSDVRYLIPTHVHLDHSGAAGRLLRDMPNAEVIAHQKAVPHLVDPTKLMESATKVFGEVIMQLYGAPEPIQMGRITAVDTEAHLDLGDGMTATLVHSPGHAPHQISVMLDESKDLLTADAVGIVYPELSTVIPTTPPPSFDPDRLVSSVRSLELMGPVRLLTPHFGPRSDVAYVFENTKEKVMRWVRDVGDMRGRGASVDDAAVAMELRVSAETGVKDLPIYVKVSIRTSVMGIMQYLNRKT
- a CDS encoding extradiol ring-cleavage dioxygenase, which gives rise to MPVVYACIAPHGGETIPSLAGESLRLFAPTREGMRTLARGMTASAPDTLVIATPHNLRLQKHIGVVISENTSGRLAEGKAEVKLRAKCDLELGRALIDQAEAMGLPVAGANYGGLEGPSSDLAMDWGTLVPLWFFLKGRRRKSRVLIVTPSRGIPLKQNFDFGRAVAEVAAETTKRIAFVASSDQAHAHREDGPYGFSPRAEEYDRKVVEAVRRNRLDSILDFDPSLIEAAKPDSFWQMAMLAGVLSMVPMDGRVVSYQVPTYYGMLCARFSRRPSPGDRAPSA